The following coding sequences are from one Odocoileus virginianus isolate 20LAN1187 ecotype Illinois chromosome 7, Ovbor_1.2, whole genome shotgun sequence window:
- the LOC110125057 gene encoding neuropeptide Y receptor type 4-2 — translation MNTSHFLALLFLGSPQGQNRSKSASLYTPYNFSDHCQDSVDPMVFIVTSYSIETIVGVLGNLSLICVTIRQKEKANVTNLLIANLAFSDFLMCLICQPLTAVYTIMDYWVFGEVLCKISTFIQCMSVTVSILSLVLVALERHQLIINPTGWKPSVTQAYLGIVVIWLIAGFLSLPFLANSILENVFHKNHSKAVEFLADKVVCTESWPLDHHRIIYTTFLLLFQYCIPLAFILVCYVRIYQRLRNQGRVFRKGTYSSRAWQMKRINGILVAMVAAFAVLWLPLHVFNSLEDWYHEAIPICHGNLIFLVCHLLAMASTCVNPFIYGFLNTNFKKEIKALVLTCQQSVPVEESEHLPLSTVHTEVSKGSLRLSGRSNPI, via the coding sequence ATGAACACATCTCACTTCTTGGCCTTGCTGTTCCTAGGATCCCCGCAGGGTCAAAACAGGAGCAAGTCAGCTTCTCTGTACACTCCATACAACTTCTCTGACCACTGCCAGGATTCTGTAGACCCCATGGTCTTTATTGTCACCTCCTACAGCATCGAGACCATTGTGGGGGTCCTGGGAAACCTCTCCCTGATATGTGTGACTAttaggcagaaggagaaggccaATGTGACCAACCTGCTTATTGCCAACCTGGCCTTCTCTGACTTTCTCATGTGCCTCATCTGCCAGCCACTCACGGCTGTCTACACCATCATGGACTACTGGGTCTTTGGCGAGGTCCTTTGCAAGATATCTACCTTTATCCAGTGTATGTCAGTGACAGTCTCCATCCTCTCACTTGTCCTTGTGGCTCTGGAGAGGCATCAGCTCATCATCAATCCAACAGGCTGGAAACCCAGTGTCACCCAAGCCTACCTGGGGATTGTGGTCATCTGGCTCATTGCTGGCTTCCTCTCCCTGCCATTCCTGGCCAACAGCATCCTAGAGAATGTCTTTCATAAAAACCACTCCAAGGCTGTGGAGTTTCTGGCAGATAAAGTGGTCTGTActgagtcttggccactggaccatcacCGCATCATCTACACCACCTTTCTTCTGCTCTTCCAGTATTGCATTCCACTGGCCTTCATCCTGGTCTGCTATGTCCGCATCTACCAGCGCCTGAGGAATCAGGGGCGGGTATTCCGCAAGGGCACCTATAGCTCGCGGGCTTGGCAGATGAAGCGGATCAATGGGATCCTTGTGGCAATGGTGGCTGCCTTTGCTGTGCTTTGGCTGCCCCTGCATGTGTTCAATAGCCTGGAAGACTGGTACCATGAGGCCATCCCCATTTGTCATGGCAACCTCATCTTCTTGGTGTGCCACCTGCTTGCCATGGCCTCCACCTGTGTCAACCCTTTCATCTATGGCTTTCTCAATACCAACTTCAAGAAGGAGATCAAGGCCCTGGTGCTGACTTGCCAGCAGAGTGTCCCCGTGGAAGAGTCTGAGCATCTGCCTCTATCCACAGTGCACACGGAAGTCTCCAAAGGGTCTCTGAGGCTCAGTGGCAGGTCCAACCCAATCTAG